GCGAGCCGCGCGCAACGCGTGCGCCAGGAAGTGCGCGCCACCGACGAGGACATCGTGAAGGTCTACGACCACTTCAAGCCCGGTGCCGCCGAGTTCGCCGCGCTGCTGCCACCTGCGCTGTCGCGCCGCGTGACCGCATGGGACCGCGGCCGGCAGGCGCGGGGCCGCGAGCCCTGGGCGTTACCGCTCAAGGTGGGCAGCCACTCGGTGCTGGGCATGGCGTCGCTGCGGCTGCTGTCTTCGCTCAAGTGGCTGCGCCGTCGTGGCGCCCGCTTCGCCGAGGAGCAATCGCTCATCGAACGCTGGCTCGTGGCCGTGGAAGCCGGCACGCGCGAAACCTGGGCGCTGGGCCACGAGCTTGCGCTGTGCGGGCGGCTCATCAAGGGCTACGGCAGCACCAACGAACGCGGCAAGCACAACCTGCTGCATGTGATCGACGCACTCGCCGCGAACCCGGCCCTGCCCGCGCCGGCGCGGGCGGAAGCGATTGCCGCGGCGTGCGAGGCGGCACTGGCCGACGAAGGCGGCAAAGCGCTCGACGCAGCGCTGGTGCGCCACGGCGCCGCGCCGCGGCCGGTGGTGGCGCAGCCGATTCGCTGGATGAAGCGGCCGCCCTCCAAGCTCGCTTGAACCTCCGGCCTCACGAATTCATAACGACTCAGAGATAACCGCCATGACATCGACGCCATTTCTCTCCAGACGCCGGCTGGCGCTCGCAGCGGCCGCCGCGCTGCTGCTTTGCGCGCACGCACAGGCCAACACGGGCCCCAGCGCCTGGCCCGCCAAACCGATCAAGGTCATCGTCAACTTCCCGCCCGGCGGCGCGGCCGACCAGATCGCGCGCGCCATCTCGCAGCCGCTGCAGGAGGCGCTGAAGCAGCCGGTGGTGATCGAGAACCGCGCGGGTGCCAACGGCAACGTCGGCGGCGAGGCGGTGGCGCGTGCGCCGGCCGATGGCTACACGCTCTTGATGAGTTCGGGCGGCATGGTGTCGGTCAACCCGCACCTCTACACGCGCATGAGCTTCGACCCGGCCAAGGACCTCGTGCCGGTGGCCGCCGCCGCGCGGGTGCTGGTGTTCCTGGTGACCAAGCCTTCGCTGCCGCCTGAGAACGTGCAGGCGTTCATCGCCTACGCCAGGGCCAACCCCGGCAAGCTGTCGTACGGCTCGCCGGGTAACGGCAGCTCGCCGCACCTGGCGGGCGAGATGTTCAAGAGCCAGGCTGGTCTCTTCGCGCTGCACGTGCCGTACCGGGGTGCGGCCCCTGCGCTGCAGGACCTGCTCGCAGGCCAGGTCGACTACGCGTTCGATCCGGGCATCGCGCTGCAGCAGGTGCGCGCGGGGAAGCTGCGGCTGCTCGCGGTCGGCAGCCCGCGGCGCTCGCCGCTTTTCCCGGACGTGCCCACGCTCGACGAGGCGGGCCTGCGCGGCTTCGATGCTGACACGGTGTTCGGCTTCTACGCCCCGGCCGGCACGCCGCCGGAGGTGGTGGCGCAGCTCAACGCGCAGATCAATCGCGCGCTCGCACTGCCGGCGGTGAAGGAGCGCATCGCATCGCTCGGCGGCGAGGC
This region of Variovorax sp. RKNM96 genomic DNA includes:
- a CDS encoding tripartite tricarboxylate transporter substrate binding protein, with the translated sequence MTSTPFLSRRRLALAAAAALLLCAHAQANTGPSAWPAKPIKVIVNFPPGGAADQIARAISQPLQEALKQPVVIENRAGANGNVGGEAVARAPADGYTLLMSSGGMVSVNPHLYTRMSFDPAKDLVPVAAAARVLVFLVTKPSLPPENVQAFIAYARANPGKLSYGSPGNGSSPHLAGEMFKSQAGLFALHVPYRGAAPALQDLLAGQVDYAFDPGIALQQVRAGKLRLLAVGSPRRSPLFPDVPTLDEAGLRGFDADTVFGFYAPAGTPPEVVAQLNAQINRALALPAVKERIASLGGEAVPGSPADFQQRAAADSQRFGALIRERKIAAD